In the genome of Populus trichocarpa isolate Nisqually-1 chromosome 10, P.trichocarpa_v4.1, whole genome shotgun sequence, the window TTGGAGAGATCATTTCGTAGACGAGTGGTTTATATCTGACAAGCCAATAAAATCtcttttatttagtatttatttcGACAAAATTGAGATCACCCGCTTCTTCATGCTTCTGCTTCATACAGAtcaaattatcaagcaagaacAGGGTGCTCACGGAATAACTGTTGAAAAAGTTGAGATAATCATGAGCTGTACCTGGGTTGGAGTTCTGATTGATTACTTGAGCCACACGCACTTTATTTCTCTATTCAAGGGATacatacattatatatatatatatatatatatattggatggATGCCAGTAACGTTACTTATCTTGATTCAATTGGGATTTGAGTGTACGGCTTCTTTGAAGTAGTGTGAAATTATTCCACTAGTTAGATGCTCGAAAGTCGAAATCTCCATTCAGCGGGCGAAATTGGTCAGTACTCCACTCGCGCCACATCTGCAACATTTTCTAAGCAGCACTTTCGAAATTGTAAGATTCCTCaacctttccttttttcttatcTGGCGCTGGAtaagagaagataaaaaaatgaacagcaagaagttaaaagaaaaggaacaactTGATGAATCAACCATAGCCCCGAATCATGCTTTCTTGCTAGGAAACCTGGGTCTTAGCTCACCGTTGACTGCATGCCTTCaatgtcaaagaaaaaaaacatacccattatcagaaaataataaaataaacaaagttcAACGAcctttttaggaaaaaataatatatatatattttattttattttcctttgcttTCCATAATTGCATATTCCGCGGCCCATAAACATCATTCTACTCTTCTCTAGCTAGACGTGGAAACCAGCGAAATCCTTCACAGTTCCAACTGTAAAGGCCACGTGTCGGGAAGCCAACTGCCCTGTCCGTCGCCGCTAATGTGACCCGATTTGTCCACATATATCCGACAGGTACGGAGTAGATGACGGTGGGGTGCACGTGATTACCATGCCACGTGTTGGGCTTTGGGTTCACATTCACGTGCTTGCCCCGTGGTTAGTTGGCATTCAAAAGCGGTGCTGAGTTGGAAGCCACCATGCCGAGTCTGATTAGCACCGGCAATCGTGTTTGACACGTGTAATAATCAAAGAACGATGGCactaaatttcctttttttttaaggcggTAAACGCGGTGATTGGATCCAATTAAGAATGtttaaaagagaaatcaaaatcCAATTAAACAAGGGTGCCCTTTGTTTAGAGCATCCAATacttgacataaaacaaaagactCGTCAAACACTAATCAAATTAGTGCTTATGAGACTTGTCAAACACTAATTAAATTACTGCTTATGATTTGaaccaaaaataatatgaacaatggtttttctattttttataaatcaagaaGGCTTgctataaaatatctttaaaatgatgatacatgtaaaaaaaaaataacaaaactaaatgcttgtaaaattgaacacaaattaaatattaaaatatttgtttgagattggtaacttataaaaaataaattaaaataatttacgaagacaaattttaaattaaatgaacgtgtgaaaatgaaaaaaaaaaaggaaggggaaaattacaaaaaggatggaaaaaaaaaatagttagatGAGTTGTCGCCTCAACTATTTCAGATGAAGGAAGTGATTCTTACATAGaactcaaacaataaaaaatgccgacatgtattttaatattttaagagtcgtgtttaatttatctttaaaagtgGTTGCATCTTCAACGTATCATTTTGACTGGTTTTTACcttcaaaactaataaaaatacatcacaTCATTTGTATATGATGAAGTTCATACATGTTTATAAAATCttttactgaaaaataaaaaaaagccaattTTACCCCAAAGCTTGCTAGCTATGGAATAACCTACACGCGAGATTAGATTAAATCTCAGTTTATCTATCTCGCAGTGAGAGATGTTTTAAGTATATAAAATCTGAACATGATCGTGGGTAAGCCATGTGGggtatttttgttaattttaatttttgatggcGAGAAACTGACGAGAAAATATATAAGGGATAGATTGGGCACAATCCTTGAAATATAAGAACACGTGAAGCTATTTCTTTACTCGAGCAGCGAGGTCCTGAGGTGTCTATATAGTCAAGGGTGGCACTATTCTGGTCCATCTAAAAAATCACCGAATCCAAGACATTGATTTAGTTCggatttaaaataagttttgggCATAAAAAGCCAAAATCGAAATtggtttgttttagtttgatttttgaattttttcctcCTCGAATCCACCCAAAAACTGATAAAttgtacatgtttttttttaaaaaaaaacttaaaattaattggACTTAAACATTCATCCTCTCAATCTAATTAGACCAGTGTAATTAAACTTAGTCTGGTTAGCAGTTCAAcctaataattcaatattacaGACTTAGCCTAAGTTAAATTTCTTGTCATATTAAATTGAGAGTTGAATCAATTAAACTTAGTTGTCCCAATTAAAACTCAAATGacatctaatttaatttaaaaaaaaacaatctcattttttaatcaacaacTTCAATCTTAAATCAAGTTACAAACATGGTCaagttttaatatatgtttgatattatattataaattactttttaaaagcgtttttcacttatatatttattaaaaaaaaatttaatattagtatattaaaatcatcaaaaaagtaaaaaaatattaattcaatatttttaaaactaatatattttaaaagtacacCAAAACAATGCTACAAAACAGACTACCAAGCATGCACTTATATATTAGAATAAAAGGCCGCTCttagtttaaaaaagaaaagaaaatcccatCGACTGCACAcctctcctctccctctcttttcacAAAACAGTTCTGTCGATCACCCATCGCTCCTCAACTCTCACTGTTAATCTTTAGAAGACACGTCAACCAGTCGCCACTCCAGTTCCAGTCATTGGCCAGCCACCAGTTCGTCGACACTGTACAGCAGCACCTTTTCTAGTCAGCAGGgacaacgtttttttttttaattttcctttcttgGTGGCTGATGAATCACATATCACATGTCATATATCTAAAACCAGAAATGCAAATAGTTTCGATTTAACCCGAATTTAACATTCTCAGTAGTGCTCCTAATTTTACGCGTTTGATTTACTCGAACAGCCAGACAATTATAAAGGGGTTATGGCACCCCCATTATGTGACTTTCATTCCAATCCTAAAAGTCTTCAAATTTGTAAGTCAACGTTCGAATTTACTAATCTACTCCCGCCGACCCCAGAAAATATATactagtatttatataaattttttttttcatatttctctCACTATGCTCCATAccgcaggaaaaaaaaaacatattaacatcCTATTTTGAAGTCCTAATTCTACCCCACACGAAATCCCTTGAAATCCTTTTTTCTTTGCCTTTGCCGGATATTAAGATTGGATTTTAATTTAGTCACTTGAAAGGGATTTTCTTGCGCTTTTAAACAACGCAaaaaaaagcgaaaaaaaaacaccaaacgAGGGCATATTTCTTCTCTCCCATTTGAGCTAGTTAGTCCTGCGTGATTCGTGATTGGCTCCTAATAAAGATTCAGTCCTCCATTGGATACTAACATGATGACACGCACAATTACTTCATTCAACTCCGAATAAAAATATGTTCCCTAACGGAGAAAAAAAATGGCTCCATGTTATCCATGTCTAAAATGATTGGAATGGACCCAAGATGCCTAGGAGTAGTAAGAGCTGGACGACAGATCGGGAGCCGCGTTTACTTTGAAAGTTTTTGGTCCTGCTGTAATCTTTTGACCATTTGCTGTGCAGTCATTTCCTCTAAAAACACGGACTGATTCTTAGGAAACACGGACCATCAATTTTCTCTAGGTTTAATgtagtaaagaaaaagaaaagaaattcatttGTTATCGCGATTTAACCAACTTTATATTTCTCAAAGTATTTCTCAGATTTAAATGAGCATTTCCAAGATTACAGTCAAAAGGTAGAATGTGAAAACATTTGAAGTATTTGTCTGAAAACACGAACGCAGGACGCCTTTGTTTTTCCAAACAGGCCCTTAAATTAagcatgcaataaaaaaaattaatattgactCTTTGATATTTACATTGTTTTTAGGATTGTGTTTaactgtgttttaaaagtgtattttaacACGGAgaatcattaaatttattgtttttttttgttttttaataattttgatatactaatattaaaaaaaataaaaattcaatatattcccaagcaaaaaacacttttaaaaaatattttacaccatagttttgaaactcagCCCGGcctggcgggttgacccgggacccggccgacctggggctggaaccgggcaaggttgaagaaaaaatgggggaaggaaaaacccggtgtgacccggtgggttgacccggcaagacctggttgcaaacccgttgacttttgttttttttactaaaacgacgtcgttttgatttaaaaaaactgacccGGCCGACCTGGTGACTCGATCAAAACCCGGAACTCAGGCCTTGAACCGGGCCGGGTCTTAAAACTATGCTTTACACAACTATATCAAACCCCCACTTATTGCTTTGCTTAAAACCAAACACGTCCTTGAACAAACAAATACCCCGCACTCGAAATATTTACAAAACTTATACCACACTTTTCTTTAACTACACACTGGTCTGAATTCAATAACATGTGAATACGAGAAGAGTGTATTTAAGAGTGCCGTATAATTGTTCCTTCTAAACGAgcatttttattcatatataacttcaaaatttaaagcaGGGGAAGTCAAATCAAATAATCACCTGGGCAGCACGTGATTGGAGGTACAGATTAGGGGAAAAATAAGagtatgtttggtattgcggtagctgttgtggttgtagtttgaaaaaagttgttttataaaaagtatttttagttgagattgatttgaaaaaataggtgtttggttaaaactgtggttgaaattgagtttgaacaaaaagtagtttaatgtgtttggttaataatgcttttgaaattgaggttataaaataattttaaaaaatatatattaatattgatagtttttaatttaaatattgtagatttaactattattattacatcatgaaataaataatactttatataaaatattttttattgttccattaaactatctacaattccatcatgtatgaaatacatccgaaaATGaatcattgaataatgttaaatactagtttttttaaataaaacacaattaaaaaataaaaaatattttttattttttattttactgggtcggacctgATTCAATGCATTTAAAGTTTTGAACCGGAACCGGTCCGGCCGGAATAGTGTATGcaacactgttcatgctaattaattagcgtGAACAGTGTATGCTCGCATTAGAAGATCAGTATCAAAGGCGGatttaattgaacaaaataGCCAGCAAAGACCAAGGTCAAACATTGGAACCGTTCCACTGCCTACCTCCTTTTGCTAGAATAATCCAAGAAAACGCAGTTTCCTTCTTGAATGCCTTGCCCACCCGATACACCTTCCACGTTAGGTCCTTATGGATAAGCTTTAtgtcctctctctttctctttgtcTTTCGAATTTTCCcgactccttttttttataaaaaaaatccaattaaacaattaaaattcaatctcCACGACtttcaaaaactcaaattcCCAACCTCCCTTTTACTTTCAAGTTTCAAGACGCCTTTAATCCCTCCAAGCTCCAACAGGCGAactcccctctctctctatatatatacacaacccCGTCCACTTTTCTCACCACCCAAACAAAACTCGAAAGgctaaaaaaacacacaacGAATTCCGTTtaatttccatttccatttcttccgaagcaaaaaaaaaaaatggttgatttAGATTGGAAAGCAAAGATGGTATCCTCTGATCTCCCAAACAAATCCCCAAAACTCTCCAACAAACTCCAAATCTCAATCCCAGCCATTCCGTTTCGTGGCGTCTCGAATATCACTCCGACTCCTGCTTCCGACTCCTCTTGTTCAGCTTACGAGCACTGCTTCCGCCTCGCAGAGCTACATCAGATATGGAACCGCAAAGAATTTCCTAATTGGAAAACAGAGTCTATTCTAAAGCCAGCCTTGCAAGCTCTAGAAATCACTTTCCGGTTCATTTCAACGGTTTTATCAGATGCAAGACCATACGCGAATCGGAGAGAATTGACTCGGAGGATCGAGTCACTCACCACCTCTCAGATTGAGTTAATCGCGATCATCATCGAAGACGAGGCAGAAGGTAGCACAACGCGTGGTACGGCTCCGATCGTTGACTTGAGCTCATCGAACAGTGTTCTGGCTAGAGATGGAAGCTATGCGGAGGTCTGGAAGGTTCCAGGTGAAACTACAGTGGTCAGTAAAACCAGCGAGGCAAGTCTGCTGCCTAGGCTCGCAACGTGGCAGACATCAGAAGATGTAGCTCAGAAAATCTTGTACTCTATCGAGTGCGAGATGAGACGGTGCCCGTACACACTAGGTCTCGGCGAGCCAAACCTAACCGGCAAGCCAAACCTTGAATACGACGCTGTTTGCAGGCCGAACGAAATCCACGCCCTCAAAAAGAGTCCTTACGATCACACAAACAACCAGGAAAACCAATCATTGTATACCACGCATCAAATCTTAGAGTCATGGATCCACGTGGCAAAACAAATAATCCAGCGCGTAACTGAAAGAATCGAAAGCAAAGAATTTTCAAGAGCAGCAAACGATTGTTATCTAGTCGAGAGAATCTGGAAACTTCTAGCAGAAATTGAAGACTTGCATCTACTGATGGATCCAGATGATTTCCTGAGGCTAAAAAATCAGTTACAAATGCGATCGCTAGACGAAACGGCTCCGTTTTGTTTCAGATCGAGAGAATTGGTGGAGATAACCAAATCGTGCAAGGAATTGAAGCATAAGGTACCGGAGATTTTAGGCGTTGAAGTGGACCCAAAAGGTGGGCCCAGGATACAAGAAGCGGCCATGAGGTTGTACAGTGAAAAAAGGGAGTTTGAGAAGGTTTACTTGCTTCAGGCTTTACAGGCAATTGAGGGTGCTTTGAAGCGGTTCTTTTATGCGTATAAACAGGTGTTGGTTGTTGTTATGGGGAGTTTGGAGGCCAAAGGGAATGGCGTTTTGGTGAGTTCCGAGAGTTGTGACTCGTTGACTCAGTTGTTCCTTGAACCCACTTATTTTCCGAGTTTGGATGCTGCGAAGACTTTTTTAGGAGAGTCGTGGAGTCATCGACAACATACTGCGATGGAGAGACGGAGTCGGAGGAAGCAGTGAAGGGATTGGGGGTGGAATCGGTGGGTGACTCCAACGAGTctgatttaatagttttttatttttattagacaGTTAATTAattgcattgttttttcttctttctttctttttttccaattatttgTACCatcaatatatttgatattataaaaattttgataatattattctTTGAAAAATTGTAGCTTCGATTGAAGTATATTTCTAGGGTCTAAAATCAGTATCTTCTAGCGATTGTGAACCTTTCTAGTTTTCCAGATGATAATCGATTACAGCCAGTTTCTTGTTAACCTGTCACggatatttgataatttagaaaaaaacaattatttaatttgtatcGGAGTTCGAACACGAAAGAAAATGCAAGAATTTAGTTGGAGAAACTAACTACTACCGCTGTCTTTTAACAATTCAAAACCTGACATGAGGTCTTGAAGAGGTCTGGTTTTTGGCAAAAGTAATTATccatgttttgaaaaaagaaaaacaagcgAAATGTTCTGTTGATTTTtacaaattaagaatttttttctgTAAGCTATTTGACAAACATGTTACTCGATGTTATACGCTCACCATGAATTTCTAACCCAAGATAacgtaaatgtttttttatccgtactcataaaataatttcgtctagcatattaacaaaaaaaactatactatTCATCTTCATCcttcgaataatttttttaattttaattttaatttttaatattagatgtATTTTATCCGTATTCATAAAATACTATTcacttgaatttttcttttcataatctatatttttattttttaattataattttattttttaacattagatttatcGAATacttaaattcataaaatttcaCAAGTTAACATGGCTTAATTCAAGagattttgttatatattttttaatttcaattacattctttcatattagtttattggagattaaacattataatttgttttaatttgctttaacTTGGGTTATTCAATCTCATATCTCGAGTCGTAGTTTTGGTAGGTTAATCCAAATtgacttgaattattttttaatttcttaatttaacattgagtttattaaaaaataggctttatagtttgttttgttttgatttatttgttattaggtTATCATTATTTCATTACCCCGCAAATAGATTGACAGATTAATCCGAATCGATCTAGTATGttgttcttttaataatttttaaaaaatataattttgagtatttatttggagtaaaattatatatttaccaATCATCTGAGTTATTTTTAATCGTGTAAAGTAGACTAGGTCAtgccaaattaatttttataaaatttaatttaattttattataaataaattaaaaacacccacaaaatttttgtattaaaaacttttttaaccCGCAACGTATCACACAAATAATATAGTTGTAATCTAAATCAGCACGTCGAACATCTTGATCAAAAAAGTCATCCGTGACGTATCATTTTCATCAAACAACTTGGTTCAAATCtaacttgagaaaaaaaattctgtgACGTATCATTTTCATCTGGATCGTTTCACTCCTTTACATTTTCAAGTTGATGAGGCAGCGGCTAACACAAGAATTGAACACCTCGCTCGTGTCAATAGTCGTCCAACGAATTAatacacatttgaaaaaaaaaaaaacctaggagATTTTGCTATTTTCATGTTAAGAATCGTGATTAATTAGTCAAATTAATTAAGGAGCCTGTCTGGTCAATCTTTCCATGTCATTCACCGAgtgctaaatattttattataccGAGTCCaggttgaaaaaaatactaatagcaattaaaagagaatattttttctagacCTTGAatttggaatgaaaaaaaaaaagcaaggcaGACAACCCATGCTCTCATTGAAGACACGTACACATGTCACATGGAAGTTGGAACTGTAATGCTCATTCTTTCCCACTAAAGTACTGGTGTGCTTTGTCTGAGCCAAATTGGCCCGCGACTTGCAGACATGGATGGCCAAAATAAAAATGCACGTGTAAGTTGTCACTCCAGATTCCAGAATCGAGATGGGCAGTTTATGCTTCCAGTACATCGGAGGATAATGAATGTATCTCTCGGCTGCAATGCTCTCAGCAGCTCTATTACTGAATTGCGAAAAGTGTTCCCCTTCGAGcttaatagaaatagaaatagaaatagaaaagagagaCGAATGAATATAGCTTGCCAACATATTTTGGGCCTAATAAGGTTAGGCCTGTAAATTTTATATAGACGACAACGGGTCATTACGTAACCGATCGCTTCGGCCTATAAAACAGCCCAAAAAGTTTAATGTATATCACTCGGACATGAATGGTCCTTCAAAAGGCAACAACTGTTCAAGCTTGTCATTTGCCTTCCATTTAAAGCAAAATGAGGTTACAAGTTAAAACAGTGCACAACGAATTGCACATGCAGCATCCCT includes:
- the LOC7490335 gene encoding nematode resistance protein-like HSPRO2; translation: MVDLDWKAKMVSSDLPNKSPKLSNKLQISIPAIPFRGVSNITPTPASDSSCSAYEHCFRLAELHQIWNRKEFPNWKTESILKPALQALEITFRFISTVLSDARPYANRRELTRRIESLTTSQIELIAIIIEDEAEGSTTRGTAPIVDLSSSNSVLARDGSYAEVWKVPGETTVVSKTSEASLLPRLATWQTSEDVAQKILYSIECEMRRCPYTLGLGEPNLTGKPNLEYDAVCRPNEIHALKKSPYDHTNNQENQSLYTTHQILESWIHVAKQIIQRVTERIESKEFSRAANDCYLVERIWKLLAEIEDLHLLMDPDDFLRLKNQLQMRSLDETAPFCFRSRELVEITKSCKELKHKVPEILGVEVDPKGGPRIQEAAMRLYSEKREFEKVYLLQALQAIEGALKRFFYAYKQVLVVVMGSLEAKGNGVLVSSESCDSLTQLFLEPTYFPSLDAAKTFLGESWSHRQHTAMERRSRRKQ